A single window of Parabacteroides sp. FAFU027 DNA harbors:
- the pyrE gene encoding orotate phosphoribosyltransferase codes for MKKLESLVAEKLLKIKAVKLQPSNPFTWASGWKSPIYCDNRKTLSYPTLRNLIKLEISRIILENFGEVDAIAGVATGAIAQGAMVAEELGLPFVYIRATPKDHGLENLIEGDLKPGQKVVVIEDLISTGGSSLKAVEAVRKDGCEVIGMVAIFTYGFKVAEEKFKEANVELITLSNYNAVLDAAVQTAYIQEEDVETLKKWRKDPANWKG; via the coding sequence ATGAAAAAGTTAGAAAGTCTCGTTGCCGAGAAGTTGCTGAAAATCAAAGCTGTAAAGTTACAACCTTCTAATCCCTTCACCTGGGCTTCAGGATGGAAATCTCCTATATATTGCGACAATCGTAAAACTTTGTCGTACCCGACTCTTCGTAATTTGATTAAACTCGAAATTTCACGCATTATCCTTGAAAACTTTGGCGAAGTGGATGCTATCGCCGGAGTTGCAACCGGAGCAATCGCTCAGGGAGCTATGGTTGCGGAAGAGTTGGGCTTACCATTCGTTTACATCCGCGCTACACCGAAAGACCACGGGTTGGAAAACCTGATTGAAGGTGACCTGAAACCGGGCCAGAAAGTAGTGGTTATCGAAGACCTGATTTCGACCGGCGGTAGCAGCCTGAAAGCTGTTGAAGCGGTTCGCAAAGACGGATGCGAGGTAATCGGCATGGTGGCTATCTTCACTTACGGATTCAAAGTTGCAGAAGAGAAATTCAAAGAAGCTAATGTGGAATTGATTACCCTCAGCAACTACAACGCTGTACTTGACGCTGCTGTACAAACTGCATACATCCAGGAGGAAGATGTAGAGACGTTGAAAAAATGGCGTAAAGACCCGGCTAACTGGAAAGGATGA
- a CDS encoding SRPBCC family protein yields MTKFESEIKTIYRDSATIFNKLSDLSNLEQIKDQIPQDKLKDVEFDSDSLRFSVDPVGKIGLRIIEREPHKTIKFKSEKAPIDFLVWIQLKEMGKNDTKLKITLQAELNIFIKGMVSKPLQEAVNKLADMISSFPF; encoded by the coding sequence ATGACCAAATTTGAAAGCGAAATCAAAACCATTTATCGCGACTCCGCGACTATATTCAACAAACTATCAGACCTCTCAAACCTCGAACAAATCAAAGACCAGATTCCTCAGGACAAACTGAAAGATGTAGAATTCGATTCTGATTCTCTACGCTTTTCTGTTGACCCGGTGGGGAAAATCGGACTTCGTATCATAGAGAGAGAACCTCACAAAACCATCAAGTTCAAGTCAGAAAAGGCTCCAATTGACTTTTTGGTATGGATTCAACTCAAAGAAATGGGTAAAAATGACACAAAACTAAAAATCACCCTTCAGGCTGAATTGAATATTTTCATCAAAGGCATGGTGTCAAAACCATTGCAGGAAGCCGTAAACAAGCTGGCTGATATGATTTCCTCATTCCCTTTCTAA
- the argH gene encoding argininosuccinate lyase: MARKLWDKNSNTDQDIERFTVGRDREMDLYLGKYDVLGSMAHITMLESIGLLEKEELTALLAELKNIYQLADNGDFVIEEGVEDVHSQVEAMLTERLGDVGKKIHSGRSRNDQVLLDLKLFTRAQIQEIVELVDQLATTLLTQSEKYKSVLMPGYTHLQVAMPSSFGLWFGAYAESLVDDLQLMQAAYRICNRNPLGSAAGYGSSFPLNRQMTTDLLGFDGMNYNVVYAQMGRGKMERTVGFAIAGVAATLSKLAYDACLFNSQNFNFIKLPNEYTTGSSIMPHKKNPDVFELTRAKCNKLQALPQQIMMIANNLPSGYFRDLQIIKEVFLPAFDELKDCLVMVNRMMGGMKVNEQILEDCRYDLIFSVEEVNRLATEGMPFRDAYKHVGLAIEAGEFQPNKSVNHTHEGSIGNLCNDQISALKNDIVISFGFDKVEAAEKQLLGK, from the coding sequence ATGGCACGTAAACTTTGGGACAAAAACTCAAATACAGACCAAGACATCGAACGCTTCACCGTAGGTCGGGACCGCGAAATGGACCTTTATTTAGGCAAATATGACGTTCTGGGTTCAATGGCACACATTACCATGCTTGAAAGCATCGGTTTGCTCGAAAAAGAGGAACTGACCGCTCTTCTGGCTGAACTGAAAAACATCTACCAACTGGCAGACAATGGCGATTTCGTTATTGAAGAAGGTGTAGAGGATGTTCACTCTCAGGTAGAGGCAATGCTGACCGAACGCCTCGGTGATGTCGGTAAAAAAATCCACAGCGGTCGCTCGCGTAATGACCAGGTTTTACTAGACCTGAAACTCTTTACACGCGCTCAGATTCAGGAAATCGTTGAATTGGTTGACCAGTTAGCGACAACCTTATTGACTCAAAGCGAAAAATACAAATCGGTATTGATGCCGGGATACACTCACCTACAGGTAGCTATGCCTTCTTCGTTCGGACTATGGTTTGGCGCCTATGCAGAGAGCCTCGTGGATGACCTGCAACTAATGCAGGCTGCATACCGCATCTGCAACCGTAATCCACTGGGTTCGGCAGCCGGTTATGGCTCTTCATTCCCTCTGAATCGCCAGATGACGACTGACTTGTTGGGTTTCGACGGCATGAACTACAACGTGGTGTATGCCCAAATGGGACGCGGAAAAATGGAACGCACTGTTGGTTTTGCTATAGCAGGAGTTGCAGCAACATTATCCAAACTGGCGTATGACGCTTGTTTGTTCAACAGCCAAAACTTTAACTTCATCAAATTACCCAACGAATATACAACCGGTTCGAGCATCATGCCTCACAAGAAAAATCCGGATGTATTCGAGTTGACCCGCGCAAAATGCAATAAGCTTCAAGCTCTTCCTCAACAAATCATGATGATTGCCAATAACCTGCCATCGGGCTATTTCCGCGACCTTCAGATTATCAAAGAGGTGTTCCTGCCTGCATTTGACGAGCTGAAAGATTGCCTCGTGATGGTAAATCGCATGATGGGCGGCATGAAGGTAAATGAACAAATCCTCGAAGACTGCCGCTACGACCTGATATTCAGTGTGGAAGAAGTGAACCGTCTGGCTACGGAAGGAATGCCGTTCCGCGATGCGTATAAACACGTTGGACTGGCTATTGAAGCCGGTGAATTCCAGCCAAATAAAAGCGTCAATCACACGCATGAAGGCAGCATTGGCAACCTGTGCAACGACCAGATTTCAGCATTGAAAAACGATATCGTAATATCATTCGGCTTCGACAAAGTTGAAGCTGCAGAAAAACAATTGTTGGGTAAATAA
- a CDS encoding aldo/keto reductase, producing the protein MEYRPNPDRYSGIMQYRTCGHSGIKLPILSLGLWHNFGSVDNFETATAMVKHAFDNGINHFDLANNYGPVPGSAEENFGRILKRSFINHRDEMLITTKAGHFMWEGPYGDGSSRKNLISSLNQSLKRMQLDYVDVFYSHRYDGFTPIEETLQTLVDIAKQGKALYVGISKYPPRETKIAYEYLKSQNVPCLLHQDRYSMFTRNIEQEILGIAEDNGVGFVGFSPLAQGLLTNKYLHGIPEGSRAARADGFLKIDQVTPEVIEKVKQLNELAINRGQTLAEMALAWALRDNSVTSLIIGASSVAQLDDNLKALNNLQFTNEELDIIERILA; encoded by the coding sequence ATGGAATACCGTCCTAATCCCGACCGCTATTCCGGCATCATGCAGTATCGTACCTGCGGACATTCCGGTATCAAACTCCCGATATTATCTCTGGGCCTCTGGCACAACTTCGGCAGCGTCGATAATTTCGAAACCGCCACCGCAATGGTCAAACATGCATTTGACAACGGAATTAACCATTTTGACTTAGCAAATAATTACGGGCCAGTCCCGGGAAGTGCAGAAGAAAATTTCGGTCGTATTCTGAAAAGAAGTTTTATTAATCATCGCGATGAGATGCTTATCACCACCAAAGCCGGCCACTTTATGTGGGAAGGGCCATACGGTGACGGTAGTTCGCGAAAAAACCTCATCAGCAGTCTCAACCAGAGCCTGAAACGGATGCAGCTGGATTACGTCGATGTGTTTTACTCGCACCGTTACGATGGGTTTACACCGATTGAAGAAACATTACAGACTCTGGTTGACATTGCCAAACAAGGAAAAGCGCTGTATGTCGGTATTTCCAAATACCCTCCCCGCGAAACTAAAATTGCATACGAATATCTGAAATCGCAGAACGTTCCCTGCCTGTTGCACCAGGACAGATACAGCATGTTTACCCGAAATATTGAACAGGAAATCCTGGGTATTGCAGAAGATAATGGTGTTGGATTTGTAGGCTTTTCACCTTTAGCTCAGGGATTATTGACTAATAAATACCTGCATGGAATCCCGGAAGGCTCACGGGCTGCCCGCGCCGACGGGTTTCTCAAAATAGACCAGGTCACCCCGGAAGTTATCGAAAAAGTAAAACAGCTCAACGAACTGGCAATCAATCGTGGTCAAACACTGGCCGAAATGGCACTCGCCTGGGCATTACGCGACAATAGCGTTACCAGCCTGATAATAGGTGCCAGTTCGGTTGCCCAACTCGATGATAATCTGAAAGCATTAAATAACCTCCAGTTCACCAACGAAGAACTAGATATCATTGAACGGATTCTGGCGTAA
- a CDS encoding acyltransferase family protein, giving the protein MNNSQPASKRIDSLDWLRGLMAISIMAYHLSGMYYTQPDASSFLGRMGIYGVSIFFILSGLSMAIVYHHTMNSIQSIMSFFIRRIFRIWPLLWAATILTVILNYSAKTGVNWYKLWINLTTAFGFIEPRGYIATGAWSIGNEMVYYLFTPVFIFAYNYKKWLGNLLFAITVGIGCYYCFYALSPDIELGKQWKIYINPFNNLFLYTTGIAIFYNFREVNFTKIENAALLLITISAFIFYPISGNQSVLVAGIHRILLVIISTGLVVSFYKFIIQIPRFIDYPLEKFGIVTYGVYLLHPVVNNALSKVISLPGWGMAASVVILTVIFSLVSYYYFELKLMKLGKRLTTPKSNKA; this is encoded by the coding sequence ATGAACAACAGCCAACCCGCATCCAAACGCATTGACTCCCTTGACTGGTTACGAGGATTGATGGCCATCTCCATCATGGCATATCACCTTTCGGGCATGTACTATACCCAACCTGACGCCTCCTCTTTTCTCGGGAGAATGGGCATTTATGGGGTTTCGATCTTTTTCATCCTCTCGGGTCTGAGCATGGCTATTGTATATCATCATACAATGAATTCCATCCAAAGCATCATGAGTTTTTTCATCAGACGGATTTTCAGAATCTGGCCATTGCTTTGGGCTGCGACTATACTGACAGTTATTCTCAACTATTCTGCAAAAACAGGCGTCAACTGGTATAAACTCTGGATTAACCTGACCACAGCTTTCGGATTTATAGAACCGAGAGGTTATATTGCCACAGGCGCCTGGTCGATTGGCAATGAGATGGTATATTATCTGTTTACCCCGGTTTTCATATTTGCCTATAACTATAAAAAATGGCTTGGAAATCTGCTTTTCGCTATTACAGTGGGGATTGGCTGCTATTATTGCTTTTATGCCCTGTCACCGGATATTGAATTAGGCAAACAATGGAAAATATACATCAATCCATTCAATAACCTGTTCCTATACACGACCGGCATTGCCATATTTTACAATTTCAGAGAGGTAAACTTCACCAAAATCGAAAATGCCGCTCTTTTACTTATTACGATCAGTGCATTTATATTTTATCCAATAAGCGGAAACCAATCGGTGCTGGTAGCCGGAATTCATCGCATATTACTGGTTATCATTTCCACCGGACTGGTCGTATCTTTTTATAAATTCATAATTCAAATCCCCCGATTTATTGATTATCCGTTAGAGAAATTCGGAATTGTAACCTACGGGGTTTACCTACTGCATCCGGTGGTTAATAACGCCTTGAGCAAAGTCATATCACTTCCCGGCTGGGGAATGGCCGCATCAGTCGTTATTCTTACTGTAATTTTCTCTCTGGTCTCCTATTATTATTTCGAATTAAAACTGATGAAACTGGGCAAAAGATTGACTACGCCAAAGTCAAACAAAGCGTAA
- a CDS encoding 2-C-methyl-D-erythritol 4-phosphate cytidylyltransferase, translating to MEKQIIIVAGGKGLRMGSDLPKQFIPIGGKPVLMHTIEAFYKFDASMKIILVLPLAHQEYWKELCSGYHFSVQHEIANGGETRFHSVKNGIEKAIANTQQPTLIGVHDGVRPFVSAEVIANCFDAAGKYGAAIPTISVHETIRELTETESKTVDRAKYRLVQTPQVFTAEILQKAYRQPFSEAFTDDASVVESIGHNVTLVDGNRENIKITSPFDLIIAEALLQQK from the coding sequence ATGGAAAAACAAATCATCATTGTAGCCGGAGGCAAAGGGCTGCGCATGGGCAGCGACCTTCCCAAGCAATTTATTCCCATCGGAGGAAAACCGGTTTTGATGCACACGATTGAGGCATTTTACAAATTCGATGCGTCAATGAAAATCATCCTGGTTTTACCTCTGGCTCATCAGGAATACTGGAAAGAACTTTGCTCGGGTTATCACTTTTCAGTCCAACATGAAATTGCAAACGGCGGTGAAACCCGTTTCCATTCGGTAAAAAACGGCATTGAGAAGGCTATTGCCAATACACAACAACCCACACTCATCGGAGTGCATGACGGCGTGCGCCCGTTTGTCTCTGCCGAAGTGATTGCAAACTGTTTTGATGCCGCCGGCAAATATGGCGCTGCCATCCCAACGATCAGCGTTCACGAAACCATCCGCGAACTGACCGAAACTGAAAGCAAAACCGTAGATCGGGCAAAATACAGACTGGTACAAACTCCACAGGTCTTCACCGCTGAGATTCTACAAAAAGCTTACCGGCAACCATTTTCAGAGGCATTTACCGATGATGCCTCCGTCGTAGAATCCATCGGACATAACGTCACCCTCGTGGACGGAAACCGCGAAAACATCAAAATAACATCCCCCTTTGATCTGATAATTGCAGAAGCCCTGTTGCAACAAAAATGA
- the recG gene encoding ATP-dependent DNA helicase RecG, with translation MNLAQQDIKFLPGVGEKRGEVLKQELEIRSFEDLLYYFPYKYIDRSRMHRVCEINADMMYVQLKGRILSFETQGEGMSKRLTAKFTDGTGVIELVWFKGLKFVTGKYLLNTEYIVFGKPNIFNNKINLPHPDIDVYDEAVEKQAGALQAFYNTTEKMKNQFLNSRMIQKLVYNLFTCLKAPFGETLTPQITQRAKVISLNEALYHIHFPKSQDLLRKAEYRLKFEELFFIQLNILRYSKLNSRKLGGFVFTKIGDYFNTFYNQNLPFELTNAQKRVLKEIRENVRTGHQMNRLVQGDVGSGKTLVAFMSMLMALDNGYQACMMAPTEILATQHYETVHKLSEELGINVVLLTGSSKKAHREKVHQQLLTGDIHIIIGTHALLEDIVQFDNLGMAIIDEQHRFGVAQRARLWAKNKRPPHILVMTATPIPRTLAMTLYGDLDVSVIDELPPGRKPIQTLHQYDNRRGTLYSSIRKQLELGRQVYIVYPLIQESEKADWKNLEEGFEHIQEVFPEYNVCMVHGKLKAKEKDAAMQLFVSGEAHIMVATTVIEVGVNVPNASVMVIESAERFGLSQLHQLRGRVGRGADQSFCVLVTSHKLSEVTRKRMEIMVRTNDGFEIAEADLKLRGPGDLEGTQQSGDPFNLKIANLVHDGQVLQLARDIATEVVNDDPELKSPSNLTLKNQLDKLFRKKVDWSLIS, from the coding sequence ATGAATTTAGCCCAACAAGACATCAAATTCCTGCCGGGAGTAGGCGAAAAAAGAGGTGAGGTCCTGAAACAAGAGTTAGAAATCCGCTCTTTCGAGGATTTACTCTACTATTTCCCGTATAAGTATATTGACCGCAGCCGTATGCACCGCGTCTGCGAAATCAATGCGGATATGATGTACGTGCAACTTAAAGGTCGTATTCTCTCTTTTGAAACGCAGGGAGAAGGCATGAGCAAACGTCTGACGGCAAAGTTCACCGACGGGACCGGCGTCATAGAACTGGTCTGGTTTAAAGGTCTCAAATTTGTTACAGGGAAATATTTGCTGAATACGGAATACATCGTCTTCGGAAAACCCAATATTTTCAACAACAAAATCAATCTCCCCCACCCCGATATCGACGTTTATGACGAAGCGGTGGAAAAACAGGCCGGAGCATTACAGGCATTTTACAACACTACAGAAAAGATGAAAAATCAGTTTCTCAATTCGAGAATGATACAGAAACTGGTTTACAATCTGTTCACCTGCCTCAAAGCTCCGTTTGGAGAGACGCTCACCCCACAAATTACTCAACGCGCCAAAGTGATTTCATTGAATGAAGCACTTTACCATATCCATTTCCCCAAATCCCAAGATTTGCTACGAAAAGCGGAGTACCGGCTGAAGTTTGAAGAGTTATTTTTCATCCAGCTAAATATCCTTCGCTACTCGAAACTCAACAGCCGGAAACTGGGAGGATTTGTTTTCACTAAAATCGGGGACTATTTCAATACCTTCTATAATCAAAACCTGCCCTTCGAACTGACGAATGCTCAGAAGCGGGTTTTGAAGGAAATCCGGGAGAATGTCAGGACAGGCCATCAGATGAACCGCCTTGTACAGGGAGATGTCGGAAGCGGGAAGACGCTGGTCGCCTTTATGAGCATGCTCATGGCTCTCGATAACGGCTATCAGGCCTGCATGATGGCTCCTACCGAAATTCTGGCTACACAGCACTACGAAACCGTTCATAAATTATCCGAAGAACTCGGTATCAATGTGGTGCTTCTGACCGGTTCCAGCAAAAAAGCGCACCGTGAAAAAGTACACCAACAGCTTCTGACCGGAGATATCCATATCATCATCGGCACACATGCTTTGCTTGAGGATATTGTACAATTCGATAACCTCGGAATGGCCATCATCGATGAGCAACACCGTTTCGGTGTCGCACAGCGGGCCCGTCTTTGGGCGAAAAACAAACGCCCGCCTCACATTTTGGTCATGACAGCCACCCCAATCCCCAGGACACTGGCGATGACACTATACGGAGACCTGGATGTCTCTGTCATTGATGAGTTGCCTCCGGGCAGAAAACCCATCCAGACCCTGCACCAATACGATAACCGGAGAGGTACGCTCTATTCCTCAATCCGCAAACAGCTGGAGCTGGGCAGACAGGTGTATATCGTTTATCCACTGATTCAGGAAAGCGAAAAAGCAGACTGGAAAAATCTGGAAGAAGGATTTGAACATATACAGGAGGTTTTCCCCGAATACAATGTCTGCATGGTACATGGAAAATTAAAGGCTAAAGAGAAGGATGCCGCCATGCAACTTTTCGTTTCGGGCGAAGCACATATTATGGTCGCCACCACCGTGATAGAAGTCGGAGTAAATGTTCCCAATGCTTCGGTGATGGTCATCGAAAGCGCTGAGCGATTTGGCCTGTCCCAGTTACATCAGCTGCGCGGACGCGTAGGGCGTGGAGCCGATCAATCATTCTGTGTATTAGTTACCTCTCATAAACTTTCGGAGGTGACCCGCAAACGCATGGAGATCATGGTTCGCACCAATGACGGTTTCGAAATCGCCGAAGCAGACCTGAAACTCCGTGGCCCCGGCGACCTGGAAGGTACGCAGCAAAGTGGCGACCCATTCAACCTGAAAATAGCCAATCTGGTCCATGACGGGCAGGTTCTGCAACTGGCCAGAGACATTGCTACAGAGGTCGTAAATGACGATCCGGAGCTTAAAAGCCCATCAAATCTGACATTAAAAAATCAATTGGATAAGCTCTTCAGGAAGAAAGTTGACTGGAGTTTGATTAGCTAG
- the ndk gene encoding nucleoside-diphosphate kinase, protein MEKTLLLLKPSAIQRGLIGEIISRIEKKGLRLVGIKMMQLNDDILNEHYAHLQHKPFFQNIKNSMMATPIVATCWEGVGAVEVIRLMTGVTNSRLALPGTIRGDFSMSVTENIVHTSDSPKTAITEIKRFFKDEELFDYEMASLGYLYAKDEFNP, encoded by the coding sequence ATGGAAAAAACGCTGCTTCTTTTAAAGCCAAGTGCAATCCAAAGAGGATTAATTGGTGAGATCATTTCGAGAATTGAAAAAAAAGGGTTGCGGTTAGTCGGAATCAAGATGATGCAACTGAACGACGATATTTTGAACGAACATTATGCACATTTGCAGCATAAACCGTTTTTCCAAAACATCAAAAACAGCATGATGGCGACACCAATCGTTGCTACCTGCTGGGAAGGAGTCGGAGCCGTTGAAGTCATCCGGTTGATGACAGGAGTGACCAACAGTCGCCTTGCCTTACCGGGAACCATCCGCGGAGATTTTTCGATGAGTGTTACCGAAAATATCGTTCACACTTCCGACTCACCCAAAACTGCAATCACAGAGATTAAACGTTTCTTTAAAGATGAAGAACTGTTTGATTACGAAATGGCCAGTTTGGGCTACTTATATGCAAAAGACGAGTTTAATCCCTAA
- a CDS encoding M23 family metallopeptidase, translating to MRKAFLFILVSISTVFFSETVQARSRAHRAHKSVARTYMVRGTKPTFNANDLLADQVKINKEKLRLDSISSLRNSGMVNTENEEDLYPALGLYENNWGNGVNPFKNKSIPDSLVMDLSNWSMPTMGAVTSNFGYRARWHRMHYGIDLQIKVGDPIHSAFDGKVRVAGWMGGYGNVIVVRHSNGMETVYGHLSKHLVTVGQYVKAGEVIALGGNTGRSTGPHLHFETRFFGVAVNPIEIFDFKNKVTHMDTYVFYASNAKRKTGKELANVSGIAYHKVKPGDTLSSISEKYGTTIAVLKKLNKLRKNKLSLGQLIRTA from the coding sequence ATGAGAAAGGCTTTTTTATTTATCTTAGTTTCCATCAGTACAGTTTTCTTTAGCGAAACTGTGCAGGCAAGATCCAGAGCACATCGTGCTCATAAATCTGTGGCTCGCACCTACATGGTTCGTGGTACTAAACCCACTTTTAATGCTAATGATCTATTGGCTGATCAGGTTAAGATCAATAAAGAAAAACTCCGCCTTGATTCTATTTCATCACTTCGCAATTCAGGCATGGTGAATACCGAAAACGAAGAAGACTTGTACCCAGCTCTCGGTTTGTACGAAAACAACTGGGGCAATGGTGTAAATCCTTTCAAAAACAAATCCATTCCTGACTCACTCGTCATGGATCTTTCCAACTGGAGTATGCCCACTATGGGAGCTGTGACTTCCAATTTCGGATACCGCGCACGCTGGCATCGTATGCACTATGGTATTGACCTGCAAATCAAAGTTGGCGATCCCATTCATTCCGCTTTCGATGGGAAAGTACGTGTTGCCGGATGGATGGGTGGATACGGAAACGTGATCGTAGTAAGACACAGCAACGGAATGGAAACCGTTTACGGACACTTGTCAAAACATCTGGTAACTGTTGGTCAATATGTAAAAGCAGGTGAAGTTATTGCTTTAGGAGGAAATACCGGACGCTCTACCGGACCTCACCTTCACTTCGAAACCCGTTTCTTCGGTGTAGCAGTTAACCCGATTGAAATCTTCGACTTCAAGAACAAAGTTACCCACATGGATACTTACGTATTCTATGCCAGCAATGCTAAACGCAAAACCGGCAAAGAGCTTGCTAACGTATCTGGCATTGCTTACCACAAAGTTAAACCGGGAGATACATTATCTTCGATTTCCGAAAAATACGGAACTACCATTGCAGTACTTAAGAAGCTAAACAAGCTCAGAAAAAACAAACTTAGCTTAGGACAATTGATTAGAACAGCTTAA
- a CDS encoding Crp/Fnr family transcriptional regulator: MIEKELTFQQLEEAIPELFGFLTDEQKQLVYDTYQIQHFKKNEIVYVEGDVPKSMMCLLKGKVKIFKDGIGGRSQIIRMLKPVEYFAYRAYFASETYVTSATAFESATICMIPLEIVSKLLQENNQLAFRFIQMLAVDLGITDSRTVNLTQKHIRGRLAEALLFLQDNYGVEEDGVTLNIYLSREDLASLSNMTTSNAIRTLSIFANEKIVSVDGRRIKIIDEEKLKKISKYG; this comes from the coding sequence ATGATTGAAAAAGAATTAACCTTTCAACAATTGGAGGAAGCGATTCCTGAGTTATTCGGATTCCTCACGGATGAGCAGAAACAGCTCGTTTATGACACTTATCAAATTCAACATTTCAAGAAAAATGAAATTGTGTATGTTGAAGGCGATGTGCCAAAATCCATGATGTGTTTGCTTAAAGGAAAAGTCAAAATCTTCAAAGACGGAATTGGCGGTCGATCCCAGATTATTCGGATGCTGAAGCCGGTTGAATATTTTGCATACCGGGCCTATTTTGCAAGCGAAACCTACGTTACCTCTGCTACGGCATTCGAATCGGCAACCATCTGTATGATTCCGCTGGAAATTGTTTCCAAGCTACTCCAGGAAAACAATCAACTGGCCTTCCGCTTTATTCAGATGCTGGCAGTGGATTTGGGTATTACAGATTCCCGTACTGTAAATCTGACTCAAAAACACATTCGTGGACGTCTGGCTGAGGCTCTTTTATTCCTTCAGGATAATTACGGAGTGGAGGAAGATGGCGTAACTCTTAATATTTATCTGTCGCGCGAGGATCTGGCCAGCTTGTCAAATATGACTACGTCAAATGCTATCCGCACCCTTTCCATTTTTGCAAATGAAAAAATCGTATCGGTCGATGGTCGCAGAATCAAGATTATCGACGAAGAAAAGCTGAAAAAGATCAGTAAGTATGGTTGA